One window of Paenibacillus albicereus genomic DNA carries:
- a CDS encoding slipin family protein produces the protein MFETATIKPTERGLLYRRGSYAGVLLPGTKRLNRLRRETAVACRVDEPFLPPDGPLAVYLQDARLAEQLEVVEVGDGEYAAHRIDGRFERLLLPGLHAFWKAGGQHGFQRIDTREPDVSAALEPELADRIGPYASTLEVESGERGFLFYDHELQRELGPGRYRFWRGPVKASIQKVDLRRQQLELHGQEMMTADKVTLRLNFVSTYRVSDPRRTLEIRSLSEHLHASLQLILRDIVAARTLDRLLAARDEAASEALERLRAVGAASGVEFLGTGIKDVILPGEMRDILNTVLLAEKKAQANLITRREETASTRSLLNTAKLMEDNETLYRLKEMEMLERLVERMDRITLDAGSPVLEQLARLAGGAGRR, from the coding sequence ATGTTTGAGACTGCGACGATCAAGCCGACCGAGCGCGGCTTGCTGTACCGGAGAGGAAGCTATGCGGGAGTGCTCCTGCCCGGGACGAAGCGGCTGAACCGGCTGCGCCGCGAGACCGCGGTCGCCTGCCGCGTCGACGAGCCGTTCCTGCCGCCAGACGGCCCGCTCGCCGTCTACCTGCAGGATGCCAGGCTTGCCGAGCAGCTGGAGGTTGTGGAGGTCGGCGACGGCGAGTACGCCGCACATCGCATCGACGGGCGCTTCGAGCGGCTGCTGCTGCCGGGCCTGCATGCCTTCTGGAAGGCGGGCGGCCAGCACGGCTTCCAGCGCATCGATACGCGCGAGCCGGATGTCTCGGCCGCGCTCGAGCCGGAGCTCGCGGACCGGATCGGACCGTATGCGTCGACGCTGGAGGTGGAGAGCGGGGAGCGGGGCTTCCTTTTTTACGACCATGAGCTGCAGCGCGAGCTCGGTCCGGGACGCTACCGGTTCTGGCGCGGTCCGGTCAAGGCGTCGATCCAGAAGGTCGATCTGCGACGCCAGCAGCTCGAGCTGCACGGGCAGGAGATGATGACCGCCGACAAGGTGACGCTGCGGCTCAACTTCGTCAGCACGTACCGCGTCAGCGACCCTCGGCGCACGCTGGAGATCCGCTCGCTGTCCGAACATCTGCACGCCTCGCTGCAGCTGATCCTGCGCGACATCGTCGCCGCGAGGACGCTCGACCGCCTGCTCGCCGCGCGCGACGAGGCGGCGTCCGAGGCGCTGGAGCGGCTGCGGGCAGTCGGGGCCGCGAGCGGGGTCGAGTTCCTCGGGACGGGCATCAAGGACGTCATCCTGCCGGGCGAGATGCGCGACATTCTCAATACGGTGCTGCTGGCGGAGAAGAAAGCCCAGGCGAACCTCATCACCCGCCGCGAGGAGACGGCTTCGACGCGCAGCCTGCTCAACACGGCGAAGCTGATGGAGGACAACGAGACGCTGTACCGGCTGAAGGAGATGGAGATGCTCGAGCGGCTCGTCGAGCGCATGGACCGCATCACGCTCGACGCGGGCAGTCCGGTGCTGGAGCAGCTTGCCCGGCTTGCCGGCGGCGCGGGACGGCGCTGA
- a CDS encoding glycerophosphoryl diester phosphodiesterase membrane domain-containing protein yields the protein MQQPQPLRPMGIGRILDRSFQLYRTHFTTLAIIMLALYGPMAIVSMALATDSSNTYSGLIDSLRDGGLDGYLQSVEAQEGAGLSGGAVLAALLGFVLMLLLGPVSVAAIVHLVQAHLRGEDIPSAGELLKKGFRRLWPLTGSTLLYGIIMIGLYVLVVFAFALVGGLMFAAALSGTSGPSGVAFLLIFAAFIGVFLLITFFAIRWAFYLPFVALDESGTGVGASWRLTKGSFWRLLLLYLVLSILLAIFTGVLNLGSAAIFGGGVLNSLVDALVSILIGSLWVLPYAITFFDLRVRREGWGLDTLLDGAQPYGGQAPPPPPASWGGGYGAPDRPDRPDDSSGGGPRP from the coding sequence ATGCAGCAACCGCAACCACTGAGGCCGATGGGGATCGGCCGCATTCTCGACCGCAGCTTCCAGCTGTACCGCACCCACTTCACGACGCTGGCGATCATCATGCTGGCGCTGTACGGACCGATGGCGATCGTCTCGATGGCGCTAGCCACCGATTCGTCCAACACGTACTCCGGCCTGATCGATTCGTTGCGCGATGGCGGACTCGACGGCTACCTGCAGTCGGTCGAGGCGCAGGAAGGCGCAGGGCTGAGCGGCGGCGCCGTGCTGGCCGCCTTGCTCGGCTTCGTGCTCATGCTGCTGCTCGGACCGGTCTCGGTCGCGGCGATCGTGCATCTCGTGCAGGCGCATCTGCGGGGCGAGGACATTCCGAGCGCGGGCGAGCTGCTCAAAAAGGGCTTCCGCCGCCTGTGGCCGTTGACCGGCAGCACGCTGCTGTACGGCATCATCATGATCGGACTTTACGTGCTCGTCGTATTCGCGTTCGCGCTGGTCGGCGGCCTGATGTTCGCCGCGGCTCTGTCCGGCACGAGCGGTCCTTCCGGCGTAGCCTTCCTGCTGATTTTCGCGGCGTTCATCGGCGTTTTCCTGCTCATCACGTTCTTCGCGATCCGCTGGGCGTTCTACCTGCCGTTCGTCGCGCTTGACGAGAGCGGCACGGGCGTCGGCGCGAGCTGGCGTCTGACCAAGGGCAGCTTCTGGCGCCTGCTGCTGCTCTACCTCGTGCTTTCCATTCTGCTCGCCATCTTCACCGGGGTGCTGAACCTCGGCTCGGCCGCCATCTTCGGCGGAGGCGTGCTGAATTCCCTCGTCGACGCGCTCGTCTCGATCCTGATCGGCTCGCTCTGGGTGCTGCCGTATGCGATTACGTTCTTCGACCTGCGCGTGCGCCGCGAGGGCTGGGGACTCGATACGCTGCTGGACGGAGCGCAGCCGTACGGCGGCCAGGCGCCGCCTCCGCCTCCTGCGAGCTGGGGCGGCGGCTACGGCGCGCCGGACCGTCCGGACCGTCCGGATGACAGCTCCGGGGGCGGCCCTCGTCCATGA
- a CDS encoding DUF4129 domain-containing protein, which produces MTEREQLEEILSREEYSAYRKEPGFSLWDWIVEKLGKLLAAIFPDLKPGPGTVSFLSVLIVIALAAFLGWMVWLLTRRFGPRGRLRPGAWMEPGEDSRSWRHYARLGEGFAAQREWRDGVRAVFLAFLFRLEERGELRVEAWKTNREYLDELAAAGSPHAPELRTAMSLFERIWYGRMEAEQAPYDELKALLDKADGREVPQ; this is translated from the coding sequence ATGACGGAAAGGGAACAGCTGGAGGAAATCCTCTCCCGCGAAGAATATTCCGCCTATCGCAAGGAGCCGGGCTTTTCCTTGTGGGACTGGATCGTGGAGAAGCTCGGCAAGCTGCTGGCGGCGATCTTCCCCGACCTGAAGCCCGGGCCAGGCACGGTCAGCTTCCTGTCCGTCCTGATCGTGATCGCGCTCGCGGCCTTTCTCGGCTGGATGGTCTGGCTGCTGACGCGCCGCTTCGGGCCGAGGGGGCGGCTGCGCCCCGGCGCCTGGATGGAGCCGGGAGAGGATAGCCGCTCCTGGCGGCATTACGCTCGGCTCGGCGAGGGCTTCGCCGCTCAGAGAGAGTGGAGGGACGGCGTGCGCGCCGTCTTTCTCGCTTTTCTGTTCCGGCTGGAGGAGCGCGGGGAGCTGAGGGTCGAGGCGTGGAAGACGAATCGCGAATACTTGGACGAGCTGGCCGCAGCCGGCTCGCCGCATGCGCCGGAGCTCCGGACGGCGATGTCTCTGTTCGAGCGCATCTGGTACGGCCGGATGGAGGCCGAGCAGGCTCCGTACGACGAGCTCAAGGCGCTGTTGGACAAAGCGGACGGCAGGGAGGTGCCGCAATGA